Proteins from one Periplaneta americana isolate PAMFEO1 chromosome 6, P.americana_PAMFEO1_priV1, whole genome shotgun sequence genomic window:
- the LOC138701727 gene encoding uncharacterized protein, whose product MSAAIKCPNDEKLPLILQLTEEGTQQNNIESPPDSSRSNRVSTGVAMVLGNWPGYITAGCVSAAFLSVVTILTVIMIVAIVIISSLDSNLQHRFLTSRQSTLLGIETPCDFHLEEQKRGPNSVVRKRDNSSSSDLQTSPPHHVFFITTQDAPPRRHLCAVESAARVMPNCTCFLIIITSKRERLTETSEKSLTELLNMYQNIKIVRVSDEKYFYDSPLRGITENFPPYLITFAARILTLWRYSGVTYDLDLVTISNSSGSSYPMPKDDNVMLSRDSGSVMSVKTMCHAFLYELMSTLVSFHKDQQHEVSNNFVIQRALKDFCAYSSKKHVPFTDKEYKICKGVSAMPSYLVCRDPLEIMSASSSCVWASCHGSNDQFRKNLCPFSYRHTSIETPITMQNYTHKKRHKHLF is encoded by the coding sequence ATGTCCGCTGCGATCAAGTGCCCGAATGACGAGAAACTCCCACTAATTTTACAACTTACAGAAGAAGGCACACAGCAGAACAATATCGAGTCACCGCCTGACTCCAGTCGTAGCAACAGGGTTAGCACTGGTGTCGCCATGGTTCTGGGGAACTGGCCCGGCTACATCACCGCGGGATGTGTATCTGCAGCTTTCCTATCAGTGGTAACTATCCTGACCGTCATAATGATCGTGGCAATCGTCATAATCTCGTCGCTTGACAGCAACTTACAGCACAGGTTCCTGACGAGCAGGCAATCAACACTGTTAGGAATCGAAACACCTTGTGACTTCCATCTAGAAGAACAGAAGAGAGGCCCCAATTCTGTCGTAAGGAAGAGAGACAACAGCAGCAGTTCAGATTTGCAGACTTCACCACCGCATCATGTCTTCTTCATTACGACCCAGGATGCACCACCAAGACGGCATCTCTGCGCAGTTGAGTCTGCCGCTCGTGTCATGCCAAATTGCACATGTTTTCTTATAATTATCACATCAAAGAGAGAAAGACTTACTGAAACATCCGAAAAAAGCCTAACCGAACTGCTAAATATGTATCAAAACATCAAAATTGTACGTGTTTCTGAtgagaaatatttttacgattcgcCACTCAGAGGCATAACCGAAAACTTTCCACCATACCTTATTACTTTTGCTGCTAGAATTTTAACTCTCTGGCGTTACAGTGGCGTTACTTATGACTTGGATCTGGTAACAATAAGCAACTCTTCAGGGAGTTCGTACCCCATGCCGAAAGATGACAATGTCATGCTGTCAAGAGACAGCGGATCCGTTATGAGTGTCAAAACGATGTGTCATGCCTTTCTTTACGAGTTGATGTCGACTTTGGTCTCCTTCCACAAAGACCAACAGCACGAAGTATCAAATAACTTTGTGATACAACGTGCTCTCAAAGACTTCTGTGCCTATTCCAGTAAGAAGCATGTGCCGTTTACTGATAAAGAGTACAAGATATGCAAAGGAGTGTCTGCCATGCCGAGTTACTTAGTCTGCAGAGACCCCTTGGAGATTATGTCTGCAAGCAGCTCGTGTGTTTGGGCATCGTGTCACGGCAGCAATGATCAGTTTCGAAAGAATCTATGTCCTTTTTCATATCGACATACATCGATAGAGACGCCAATAACAATGCAAAATTATACACACAAGAAAAGACATAAACatcttttttaa